The stretch of DNA CAGGGCAAGCAGTTGGTCCTTTATTTGGCGTTCCAATTGCTATCAAAGAAAGTTTTTTAGTCAAGGGACTCCAATGTAGTAATGGCAACCCTTCTCTTAGAAATTACAAAGCCAAAGAAGACGCAGAATTGGTAAAAAGAATAAAAGATGCAGGTGGGATTATAGTGGGCATGACCAATGTTCCGCTGTTTTGTATTGATTGGCAAAGCACCAACTTTTGGAACGGGCAGACCAATAATCCTCACGATTTATCAAGGGTAGCAGGTGGAAGTTCAGGAGGGTCAGCCGCAGCAGTAGCTGCCAATTTTACTCCTATCTCCATTGGTTCTGATGTGGGGGGATCTATTCGGGTACCCGCCCATTTTTGTGGCATTGTTGGGCTTAAACCAACAGAAAATTTGCTCCCTGAGAGAGGACATCTCAAAAACCCTAACCGACCGCAAGGAAGGAGACACGTTGTCGCTTCTGGTCCCTTTGCCAAAACTATTGATGATTTAATCCTAATGATGAGGGTATTAGCCAATCACAAAAAATACCCTTTGGCAGAAATTCCTGCGGTAGATTTTGAGCAGAGCAAATGGGAAGGCACTAACTTAAAAATAGCCATTTCTGAGACCATTAACCAAACAGAAGTTGACGACGAATACTTGGCTATTTTCAGGCGCTTTATCACCAAGTTAAAACAACAGGGGCATACTATGGCAAACGACCATCCCGTTTACGATGAAAAGGCAGCTTATGTAGCTTGTAGTGAAATTGTTGGTTTTGAAATGAGTGTTAATGGTCCTAAAATCGCAGGAATGAGCCTATTGATGTATGCATTTATTTTCTTAAAATACAGAGACCACTGGTGGGCAAAAGGGATGGCAAATGGACAGCGTTTGTCGAGTAAAAAATATGCCAAAGCATTGGACTTTAAAGACCAGTTAACAGATCTTTATCATTCTTTTTTGACCCAATATGACATCTGGATTACTCCAGTTTGTGCCCTAGAAGCTTATCCGCACCAAAAAGCAGGAAAACCATTTGTCATCAATCGCAAAAAGATTCCCTATACCAAAGCCATTGCTTCTTTTACCTTTACGACTGCATTTTCGGGGCATCCTATTGTTGTAATTCCCATTGGAAAAAAGAAAAATGGCATGCCTGTTGGTATTCAAATTCATGCACAAAAATGGCAAGACAAAAAGTTATTAGAAATTGCCAAATACTTAGGGCAATTTGCAGATAATGTTGTTAATGCTTAATTGAATTTTGAAAGCACACCAAATGATTCTAAACCTTCTTTCTCTTTTTAGGTTGTCAATGGTAGTAATACTCCGTGAATTTTTTGTTTTTTTACAAAAATTCACGGAATAAATAATAGACAAGAAGTTTATGAACTTCATTGTGCATTCCTTTAAGTAAAACTAAATTATATGAAAATGTTATTGATTAGTTTCCTTGCTAGTCTTCTTTGGGTATCGGTTCCCCCTCCTACTTCTGTTTACGATTTTACAATGAACGACATTGATGACAGTCCTGTCCAATTGTCCAAATACAAGGGAAAAGTACTCTTAATTGTAAATACAGCGAGTAAATGTGGTCTAACGCCACAATATGAGAGTTTGCAAGCCACTTATGAAAAATATCAAGACCAAGGCTTGGTTATTTTGGGCTTTCCTGCCAATAATTTCATGGGGCAAGAACCCGCAAAAAATAGCAAAATTAAAGAGTTTTGTACTCGCAAGTTTAAGGTAACCTTCCCAATGTTTTCTAAAATTTCCGTTAAGGGAAAAAACATGCATCCTTTTTATCAATACCTGACAAGTAAAAAACAAAATGGCAAAGTAGAAGCTCCTGTTACTTGGAATTTTCAGAAATTTTTGGTCGATAAAAATGGGAAAGTAATTCAATCGTTTGCCCCCAATCAAAAGGTCACGGATGCCAATGTGATCAGAGCAATTGAGAAACAACTAAAAAAATAAGCGGTTGAATTGAATTTGGAAATTTGATCATTATGATAACATCAAATTTCCAAATTAAACGACCGATTCCTAAAAAGCATAATAAATGCCTATCCTATACTGCCATGGTGAATTATAAACGGTTGGTCGTCCTGAGCTGTATTGACCAAACCACAAGGCATTAACTAAAAACTCTGCCGTAAAAGAAAACCCTTTATCAAAAGACGTATTATATCCCAAACCAAGATTTACAGCAGGTACAAATCGTCGCACCAATTGCCCTTTTGAATATTCTGTATGGTTCAAATATTCTCCTTCTACATGAGCGTACACCCCTCGAAGGCCTCGAATTTCAGGAAATGGTCGAAGGTTCGTAAAAATTCGTCCACCATAAACATGATCTCCGACATACTGCCTTCCATTAAAGTAAGCACTATAAATATAAGTTGCCCCTACTCCTATGCCTACATATTTTCCCAATAAATATCCTGCATAAGGCGAAATATCTACAAATATAAAATTGCCAAAAGATAAGCTAAAGGTTGTCCCTACAAATAAATTATCAATCTTTACTTTGTCTTTTTTTTCCTTTATTTCTTTTCTTTTTTGGGGATCATTTTTGATTACGGTATTGTCTATCACTTCATCATCTGGAAGTTCTTCGTCAACTTGCGCCCAAGACAGTTGAGTACTCAATAAAATAAATAGCAAAAATAATAGTCGTTGTTGCATTTTAATTCTTTCTTATTTTTGTAATACGATGCTACTACATGGTTTATAGCAGAGTAATGATCCATAAAAAGGGGTTCTATTGACCACCTTTAATACTGCTTCCGTTTTAATCAAAAGCCTAGAATCATTGATGTCAAAGTAAATTTATAGCGGTTATTAAGAATTTGTTTTTGTCTTAGAAAAGAAGGACTTCTTCGATAAATCATTGAGTCCTCATTTCTAACAGGTTCTCTCTCTTCTATTTATTAATACGTTTCAAAAACTCATTGTAGTTGGTAAATTATTTTTTTTAACAAAAAAGAAAATTTACCAACGCTTTTATTTTGGCTTTCGTTCTATAGAATAGAATTGAGTTTTAATCACCACAATTCATACCAAAAGTAAGCTTATCAACGTTAAATAATTAATACAGGCAAGCTTATTTTCTAAATAGAATTGTAGAATTTAAATAAGTTATTGGCTTATAGGTTATAATTAAACAAGAATTTAGGTATAATTTTAGTGGTAAATTGAAAGACATTATTTATAAAATTATACCAATCTAAACTAACAGAATAGATACTTACTCCTTAATAATTTTATCAAGGACGCTCTATTGAGAAGATGTACAATTTGGTTGAATGAAATATTCTACAAAAAATACTGACAAAGAACTGGTTGCAGGTTGCCGAAAAGGGCATCGACTAGCCCAAAAAGTCTTATACGAAAGATATTTTGGAAAGATGCTAGGCATTGCTATGCGGTATACCAAGCAACAAGAGGAAGCCATTGAAATTCTAAATGCAGCGTTTCTAAAGGTTTTTACGGCATTGGACAAATACCAAGACAACAACAATCTAGCTGGCTGGATTGCCAAAATTGTGTTCAATTGTTCGATCGACCATGTTCGTAGGCATACGAAGTATCGCAAAGTAATGAACTTTGAGATAGAACGTGATGCTCCTGTTCTTAATGAAAGTATCAATAACCTACATGCCGAAGATTTATTCAAACTCATTCAAAAATTACCCACTGCTTCTCGTACAGTTTTTTGTATGTATGTCATTGATGGCTACAAACATAAGGAAGTTGCTGAAATGCTAAATATAACGGTAGGGACGTCTAAATGGCATTTAGCAAACGCTCGAAAAGAACTGCAACGCCTCATTCGCCAACAAGATCAAGAAGAACTCTTGGTTAGAGGCTATTAGTAGCTGTGTGACAAAAAAATAATGTTCTAACTAGAAGAAAGACCAAATGAAATGACCGATTTTTACAAAAATAATGACGACTTGCTTCGTGACAAACTTACACAACATGAGTTTGCACCGATCCCTAACGCTTGGGAGAATATGTCTGCACTATTGGATCAACAACAAGT from Aureispira anguillae encodes:
- a CDS encoding amidase, which codes for MNQTIIQLSATALASKIKNKELSVLQVLTAFLEQIEKQNPSINAISDLRSKSELLEEARAKDALLQTGQAVGPLFGVPIAIKESFLVKGLQCSNGNPSLRNYKAKEDAELVKRIKDAGGIIVGMTNVPLFCIDWQSTNFWNGQTNNPHDLSRVAGGSSGGSAAAVAANFTPISIGSDVGGSIRVPAHFCGIVGLKPTENLLPERGHLKNPNRPQGRRHVVASGPFAKTIDDLILMMRVLANHKKYPLAEIPAVDFEQSKWEGTNLKIAISETINQTEVDDEYLAIFRRFITKLKQQGHTMANDHPVYDEKAAYVACSEIVGFEMSVNGPKIAGMSLLMYAFIFLKYRDHWWAKGMANGQRLSSKKYAKALDFKDQLTDLYHSFLTQYDIWITPVCALEAYPHQKAGKPFVINRKKIPYTKAIASFTFTTAFSGHPIVVIPIGKKKNGMPVGIQIHAQKWQDKKLLEIAKYLGQFADNVVNA
- a CDS encoding glutathione peroxidase, translated to MKMLLISFLASLLWVSVPPPTSVYDFTMNDIDDSPVQLSKYKGKVLLIVNTASKCGLTPQYESLQATYEKYQDQGLVILGFPANNFMGQEPAKNSKIKEFCTRKFKVTFPMFSKISVKGKNMHPFYQYLTSKKQNGKVEAPVTWNFQKFLVDKNGKVIQSFAPNQKVTDANVIRAIEKQLKK
- a CDS encoding RNA polymerase sigma factor, with translation MKYSTKNTDKELVAGCRKGHRLAQKVLYERYFGKMLGIAMRYTKQQEEAIEILNAAFLKVFTALDKYQDNNNLAGWIAKIVFNCSIDHVRRHTKYRKVMNFEIERDAPVLNESINNLHAEDLFKLIQKLPTASRTVFCMYVIDGYKHKEVAEMLNITVGTSKWHLANARKELQRLIRQQDQEELLVRGY